TTACCTCAATTAATCCGATATCGTCTTTTTCCAGACCTCCTTTTTTAATGAGAAATCCTACAATATCTACTTTATTGACTTTATCTTTTTTTCCCGCACTTATGTAAATGGTGAGAAAGGGAGTTCTTGCCGGCATTTTGTAATCCTGCGTCAGTTTCTCTTCCGGCGTATTTTTTTTAATGAAAGGAAAATTTTCATCTTCCGTCATGATCAGATAAACAAAACCTTTAGCGTTCATTCTGGCTGTTCTTCCATTTCTATGGATGAAAGCATCTTCTTTTGGCGGTAACTGGTAATGAACAATTGATTCTACTTCTGGAATATCTAAACCTCTAGAAGCCAAGTCGGTTGTGATTAAAATTCGGGAAGAATCATTCTTAAATTTCAGCAGGGCGCGCTCACGTTCATCTTGTTCCATTCCACCATGAAAAGTTTCGCGGGAAATTCCCTTCTCCTTTAGTAGTGCTGAAATACGGTCAACTGCATCTCGGTGATTACAGAAAATTAAAGTTCTTTTGTTTCCGATTTTGCAGAGTAAATTAAAAAGAGTTTCCAGTTTTTCCTCGGAAGTTGTCAGTACTTTACGCAGTTGAAAATCCGGTTTAATTTCCAGTACTTTTAGAAAATCAACCTTCTCCTCGTCCTTTAATCCAGTGAATGAGGGAATTTCAGTCATCGCTGTGGCAGAAGTCAGGATTCTTTGAGAAAGAAGTGGCATTTCGCTGATGATTAAACTCATATCATCGTGGAAACCAAATTCTAATGATTTATCAAATTCGTCTAAAACTAAAGTTTTGATCGTCGTCGCATCGAAATTATCATTTTTTAAATGATACGCGATTCGTCCCGGAGTTCCTATTAGTAAAGCCGGAGCTTCGATTAAATTATTGCCTTCAATTTTTTTATCATGACCGCC
This DNA window, taken from Kaistella carnis, encodes the following:
- a CDS encoding DEAD/DEAH box helicase: MELQKIYQNLQIQDMNQMQKSAYKASENEKDLLLLSPTGSGKTLAFLFPVLRNLKKENSGIQAMILVPSRELALQIEQVFKSMGTDFKVSVCYGGHDKKIEGNNLIEAPALLIGTPGRIAYHLKNDNFDATTIKTLVLDEFDKSLEFGFHDDMSLIISEMPLLSQRILTSATAMTEIPSFTGLKDEEKVDFLKVLEIKPDFQLRKVLTTSEEKLETLFNLLCKIGNKRTLIFCNHRDAVDRISALLKEKGISRETFHGGMEQDERERALLKFKNDSSRILITTDLASRGLDIPEVESIVHYQLPPKEDAFIHRNGRTARMNAKGFVYLIMTEDENFPFIKKNTPEEKLTQDYKMPARTPFLTIYISAGKKDKVNKVDIVGFLIKKGGLEKDDIGLIEVKDTTSYVAVNRQKVVALLKTLGDQRLKNKKLKIEIAY